A single window of Solanum dulcamara chromosome 5, daSolDulc1.2, whole genome shotgun sequence DNA harbors:
- the LOC129890046 gene encoding uncharacterized protein LOC129890046 isoform X2 has translation MPSMDTTQSPASRPSRRGPGRHGKQRSEALAVSPPPASPSGSTRDSPLQISATTSTPEAVAPTPLGSTSDRRTPEAVAPSPLRSTSDRPLEVPSGEEETKLDVTPSRMLMHPPKTNHSPQILDEESKKVILKVKSLLVKKLLTSGNNVDYLVHQANTTFRYLKGLGVDYVSFYRDIVEHIKYRCDLQDTEKEETMLSLSALQKAYENDILSVNLVEEDLGRTQGEWEMAKDKKKTLKKQIKDLKKEVARIEHEEERLKRDEIKYKEAHEVAKAKMQELGTQLEAAQAKKREIEQRKNAALRGIESTTRHLKSTFPDDLN, from the exons A TGCCATCCATGGATACAACACAAAGTCCAGCCTCGCGACCTTCGCGACGTGGACCAGGTCGCCACGGAAAACAGCGATCAGAAG CTCTAGCAGTTTCACCACCTCCAGCATCACCATCGGGGTCGACCAGAGATAGTCCTTTGCAAATTTCAGCGACAACAAGTACTCCAGAGGCAGTTGCCCCAACTCCATTAGGGTCAACCAGTGATAGGCGTACTCCAGAGGCAGTTGCCCCATCTCCATTGAGGTCAACCAGTGATAGGCCTTTGGAAGTTCCCTCTGGTGAAGAGGAGACAAAGTTAGATGTAACGCCGTCAAGAATGCTGATGCATCCCCCAAAGACAAATCATTCACCCCAGATTCTTGATGAAGAATCGAAGAAAGTAATTCTTAAAGTCAAGTCTTTATTGGTGAAGAAGTTACTTACTTCTGGGAATAACGTTGACTACTTGGTCCATCAGGCCAATACTACCTTTAGATATTTGAAAGGGCTTGGTGTTGATTATGTCTCTTTTTACAGAGACATCGTAGAACACATTAAATATCGCTGCGATTTGCAAGACACAGAGAAAGAAGAAACTATGTTGTCTTTGTCAGCACTGCAGAAAGCATATGAAAATGATATACTTAGTGTAAATCTTGTTGAGGAGGATTTGGGGCGCACTCAAGGAGAATGGGAGATGGCCAAGGATAAAAAGAAAACTTTGAAGAAGCAAATCAAGGATCTGAAGAAAGAGGTAGCACGTATCGAACATGAAGAAGAGCGTCTGAAACGTGACGAAATAAAATACAAAGAAGCCCATGAAGTTGCAAAAGCGAAGATGCAAGAACTTGGTACTCAGTTGGAGGCAGCTCAAgcaaagaaaagggaaattgagcagCGCAAGAATGCAGCTCTCCGAGGAATTGAATCCACCACTCGACACCTAAAATCCACATTTCCTGATGATCTCAATTAG